In a single window of the Myxococcus stipitatus genome:
- a CDS encoding AAA family ATPase gives MKGADLHKLIDDVARASEKELGALRGQVESMQLALEDRTSGARSSEKQFQARLDEIAKELSLVAQGEVFRTTLEGAVASFQAVARQEIEVEREEARKKLQRSREDLQEELARVTSRVDKSLKELREQADDLQFTVEERRKLVRDYKPGTIEELIQRIRALREQVQELENERAVLKKEREDLSLQLKLLQSSQGHISQEELEARRKALDERAAQFENAYQVQVERDALRKQLDEMELVRGAYERNQQVVLSDAKLRTQNDELIRQLEQLRQEKDDVQLKNGRLVQTINHKDKRIAELGRTVDEQVKSLMALEAGLADKGTRVQELEASIETERERLRNQLASLQTKNAKLDERQRRLDEDGQRAFAARVTEREQLTAWLQNRKQDLDLVEQNTEETVRRRVAAENAQRLSRLEQDLETAKGQVVGLEQARTLLESRLSAATTERVRFLDEKAGLEAQAERTRQEVMALEKRAHEAGRHLTELKPELAALGARKAALQAENEIAERGFSEKRQREKAELDALIERRTRLEDRTTNLDERLKPIKKHWEAPLRRGALEGREELGWLDDVAGRIEQTGFQFPLRLMKAFHTSLKIASWAPLTALAGVSGTGKSELPRLYAHYGGLRFLSVPVQPNWDSPQDLFGFFNYMDGRFRATDLVRALYQSQQPPGEEGFADGLLLVLLDEMNRARFELYFSELLSRLESRRGAGSDDERSMQVDLGAGVEPLRIRLGENVLFVGTMNEDESTYSLSDMVLDRGNVLSFPRPRQLRRRDSLQTVTPRAQVLRHATWSGWIREPGALPDKARDAIGGALEQLNSALAHVNRAIGHRVLQAVEGYVANYPGALGDERVWKTALEDQLAQKIMPKLRGIELDSQAGGECLDVISRVLEVHAPALRRDFERSRARSQGAFIWSSATYLEGEGEA, from the coding sequence CGCGAAGGAGCTCTCCCTCGTGGCCCAAGGTGAGGTGTTCCGGACCACTCTGGAGGGGGCGGTGGCCAGCTTCCAGGCGGTGGCGCGGCAGGAGATTGAGGTTGAGCGTGAGGAGGCCCGCAAGAAGCTCCAACGGTCGCGCGAGGATCTTCAGGAGGAACTCGCGCGGGTGACCAGCCGGGTGGACAAGAGCCTCAAGGAGCTGCGCGAACAGGCGGATGACCTTCAGTTCACCGTGGAGGAGCGACGCAAGCTCGTCCGGGACTACAAGCCCGGAACCATCGAGGAACTGATCCAGCGCATTCGCGCACTGCGCGAGCAGGTCCAGGAGCTCGAGAACGAGCGCGCGGTCCTCAAGAAGGAGCGAGAGGATCTGAGCCTCCAACTGAAGCTGCTTCAGTCAAGCCAGGGCCACATTTCACAGGAAGAATTGGAGGCCCGGCGCAAGGCCTTGGATGAGCGGGCAGCCCAGTTCGAGAATGCCTACCAGGTCCAGGTCGAGCGAGACGCATTGCGGAAGCAGCTCGACGAGATGGAGCTGGTCCGCGGGGCATACGAGCGGAACCAGCAGGTCGTCCTCTCGGACGCGAAACTGCGCACCCAGAACGATGAGCTGATCAGGCAGCTTGAGCAACTCCGCCAGGAAAAGGATGACGTCCAGCTCAAGAATGGCCGGCTGGTGCAGACGATCAACCACAAGGACAAGCGGATCGCGGAGCTGGGCCGGACCGTGGATGAGCAAGTGAAATCCTTGATGGCGCTGGAAGCGGGACTCGCCGACAAGGGAACGCGCGTCCAGGAGCTCGAGGCCAGCATCGAGACCGAGCGCGAGCGCTTGCGCAATCAGTTGGCGAGCCTTCAGACGAAGAACGCGAAGCTGGATGAGAGGCAGCGGCGCCTGGACGAGGACGGGCAGAGAGCATTCGCGGCGCGGGTTACCGAGCGGGAACAGCTCACCGCTTGGCTGCAGAATCGCAAGCAAGACCTCGATCTCGTCGAGCAGAACACCGAGGAGACGGTCCGTAGGCGGGTGGCAGCGGAGAATGCCCAGCGGCTGTCACGGCTTGAACAGGATCTGGAGACCGCCAAGGGCCAAGTGGTTGGCCTGGAGCAGGCGAGGACGCTGCTCGAGTCCAGGCTTAGCGCCGCTACGACGGAGCGCGTGAGGTTCCTCGATGAGAAGGCGGGGCTGGAGGCACAGGCCGAACGGACGCGCCAGGAGGTGATGGCGCTCGAGAAGCGTGCACATGAAGCCGGGCGGCACCTCACGGAGTTGAAGCCCGAGCTGGCGGCGCTTGGCGCCAGGAAGGCCGCGCTGCAAGCGGAGAACGAGATCGCGGAGCGGGGCTTCTCGGAGAAGCGCCAGCGCGAGAAGGCGGAGCTCGACGCACTCATCGAGCGGCGCACGCGGCTTGAGGATCGGACGACCAACCTGGACGAGCGGCTCAAGCCCATCAAGAAGCACTGGGAGGCTCCCCTCCGGCGCGGGGCGTTGGAGGGACGCGAGGAGCTGGGCTGGCTGGATGACGTGGCGGGCCGCATCGAGCAGACCGGCTTCCAGTTTCCCCTCCGGCTCATGAAGGCCTTCCATACCTCGCTGAAGATCGCCTCGTGGGCGCCGCTGACCGCGCTCGCCGGGGTGAGCGGCACTGGCAAGTCGGAGCTCCCCCGGCTCTATGCCCACTACGGCGGGCTCCGGTTCCTGTCCGTGCCCGTCCAGCCGAACTGGGACAGCCCGCAGGACCTCTTCGGCTTCTTCAACTACATGGATGGCCGCTTCCGGGCCACGGACCTCGTGCGTGCGCTGTACCAGAGCCAGCAGCCGCCGGGCGAGGAGGGCTTCGCCGACGGACTGCTCCTCGTGCTGCTGGACGAGATGAACCGCGCCCGCTTCGAGCTGTACTTCAGCGAGCTGCTGAGCCGGCTCGAGTCCCGTCGCGGGGCGGGCTCGGATGACGAGCGAAGCATGCAGGTGGACCTTGGCGCGGGCGTGGAGCCCCTGCGGATCCGGCTCGGGGAGAACGTGCTCTTCGTCGGCACCATGAACGAGGACGAGAGCACCTACAGCCTCTCGGACATGGTGCTCGACCGCGGCAACGTGCTCTCCTTCCCGCGGCCCCGGCAACTGAGGCGCCGCGACTCCCTGCAGACGGTCACCCCACGTGCCCAGGTGCTGCGCCACGCCACCTGGAGTGGTTGGATCCGAGAGCCCGGAGCGCTCCCGGACAAGGCACGGGACGCCATCGGAGGCGCGCTGGAGCAGTTGAACAGCGCGCTCGCTCACGTGAACCGGGCCATCGGCCATCGCGTGCTCCAGGCCGTCGAGGGCTACGTGGCGAACTACCCGGGGGCGCTGGGTGACGAGCGGGTGTGGAAGACCGCCCTGGAAGATCAGCTCGCCCAGAAGATCATGCCGAAGCTTCGGGGCATCGAACTGGACAGCCAGGCGGGAGGCGAATGCCTCGATGTGATCTCCAGGGTTCTCGAGGTCCACGCTCCCGCCCTGCGGCGGGACTTCGAGCGGTCCAGGGCGCGCTCGCAGGGCGCGTTCATCTGGTCGAGCGCCACCTATCTGGAGGGGGAGGGCGAGGCGTGA
- a CDS encoding DUF2357 domain-containing protein, with protein sequence MALPRWRPQRVRVRLQPEKVREQDVKCLTWLARQPGVTPHEKSASARQVLGVVRERNHDTPENRLVLWVLIALERLVRQRLDACRQGEFDSQATALRQGLQRMRRLVLQELGSSPMAGVAPTLRPEPNNVLLGDPDYSRAWRAFRWLGARDTLTAQAWARADLLLTAALGATVLATLAGRRDAVLENGPARIELEGRAGADFGLSIPSTPLVAASSVERVGLFVFQALDPSGWCVEQRLLTGAPVLTQVEARTFLLSATLDETGALLPGRGAPAHVHLQTDGGEESLGFLADAEGFRDVAQALVERWLGPEPEEAAFLLLPEEGPAEGTRGRCVGWDLSTPRLRVASSLEDSARRDLPLLGRATPEGRWFVGREGLSLLGSTPSLGVSEVLARFTGAGTAPDLFEEGRKMMSALFRMALEAGAGPSAGGSLALAVPDGTDELGASLLREALPARQSDALFVPSSVAAALEWRRRQGAPVTPGPRPVLVLSTQAPGLTVSYLELLRDEECAAGDPFVWRRSLPLTPVAEASAASVSAWSLAVAREAVERASAQALEEPLLQQAATRLASGGLLAELVDNAAARPVLIPLQEDGSRWLRVERHHVEPAAAGAGWLAAFRSWLNAMELSGGAARLRAQVNGRPLMVLLAGEPFGQSFLEEGIRSELERCFGPSQLEILEGGAEALARGAQEALLRRGRSEPTWSDTLPPLRLEIRTERGPQWLELLDGARAVRPGERVQRSIAQVLVLPRNERRIAFPLSRERSADKATAGFIATLEHECFPLMQDVKVRLEVDFHYAEDSFRVHVLPLQPAPFTALEFRWEPGAPDARGEIHNEPPAAPEGFRWDEPTSDPKLLIQGARDLRKRSSEVFRGNVIVDVKNHEKKKTFVESVRSLVRECSAEALGIKELWPSARIPGPPAHVRSALDELLPLLLEFAGLPEETSRGVRKSPPLTKPSLWTNPLVQGELDKLRLSALSALSALRGDAPTSLLPSLLERARQEPGSQLLLEAIGRQLTSGDRLAVSEALHWLVEQLAPREGARPQALKLPLWALSTGFWSMPSAVQELSAQGVSRLAEDCEELLSRIATEWHAERVGPDLCAEALAVLLGLLRLRPGVKEPRLVAGTLEATRLAVIAERAAAALEHAGKPMRPRLKLGEGETLTEVVCSALRGQRLALVRALED encoded by the coding sequence GTGGCCTTGCCCCGCTGGCGTCCCCAGAGGGTGCGTGTCCGCCTGCAGCCGGAGAAGGTCCGCGAGCAGGACGTGAAGTGCCTCACCTGGCTGGCGCGTCAGCCGGGGGTCACCCCGCACGAGAAGAGCGCGTCCGCCCGTCAGGTTCTGGGGGTCGTCCGCGAGCGCAACCACGACACCCCCGAGAATCGCCTCGTGCTCTGGGTCCTCATCGCGCTCGAGCGGCTCGTCCGGCAGCGGCTCGACGCGTGCCGCCAGGGAGAGTTCGACTCCCAGGCGACCGCCCTTCGTCAGGGATTGCAGCGGATGCGCCGGCTGGTCCTCCAGGAATTGGGGTCCTCGCCGATGGCGGGTGTAGCGCCGACGCTCCGCCCGGAGCCCAACAACGTGTTGCTCGGGGATCCGGACTACTCGCGTGCATGGCGAGCTTTTCGTTGGCTTGGCGCACGGGACACGCTCACCGCGCAGGCCTGGGCGCGAGCGGATCTGCTGCTCACGGCCGCGCTGGGCGCCACCGTGCTCGCGACCCTGGCCGGACGTAGGGATGCCGTCCTCGAGAACGGGCCCGCGCGGATCGAACTGGAGGGGCGGGCTGGCGCGGACTTCGGGCTGAGCATTCCGAGCACGCCGCTGGTGGCTGCTTCCTCAGTGGAGCGGGTGGGACTCTTCGTGTTCCAAGCTCTCGACCCGTCTGGCTGGTGCGTCGAGCAGCGCCTGCTGACTGGGGCTCCCGTCCTGACCCAGGTCGAGGCCCGGACCTTCCTTCTCTCCGCCACCCTCGACGAGACCGGAGCGCTGCTCCCTGGACGGGGAGCCCCCGCGCACGTCCATCTCCAGACCGATGGGGGAGAGGAGTCGCTGGGCTTCCTCGCGGACGCCGAAGGATTTCGGGACGTCGCCCAGGCGCTGGTGGAGCGGTGGCTGGGGCCCGAGCCGGAGGAGGCCGCGTTTCTCCTGTTGCCGGAGGAGGGCCCGGCGGAGGGAACGAGGGGCCGGTGCGTGGGGTGGGACCTCTCCACGCCCAGGCTTCGCGTCGCGTCCTCCCTGGAGGACTCCGCGCGGAGAGACCTACCGCTCCTGGGCCGCGCGACTCCAGAGGGCAGATGGTTCGTGGGACGAGAGGGGCTGTCCCTGCTGGGGAGCACCCCGAGCCTCGGTGTTTCCGAGGTGCTCGCCCGCTTCACTGGCGCTGGAACCGCTCCCGACCTGTTCGAGGAGGGCAGGAAGATGATGTCCGCCCTCTTCCGCATGGCCCTCGAGGCCGGAGCCGGTCCCTCGGCGGGGGGCTCGCTTGCGCTGGCCGTTCCGGACGGGACGGATGAGCTGGGCGCGAGCCTGCTGCGCGAGGCGCTTCCCGCACGCCAGTCGGATGCGCTCTTCGTGCCCTCCTCGGTCGCGGCGGCGCTCGAGTGGCGGCGCCGGCAGGGCGCTCCGGTCACTCCGGGCCCGCGGCCGGTGCTCGTCCTGAGCACCCAGGCTCCCGGCCTCACTGTGTCGTACCTAGAACTGCTGCGCGACGAGGAATGCGCGGCGGGAGACCCCTTCGTCTGGCGGCGCTCGCTTCCGCTTACTCCCGTGGCGGAGGCGTCCGCAGCGTCCGTTTCGGCCTGGTCGTTGGCCGTGGCCCGAGAGGCGGTCGAGCGTGCCTCGGCGCAGGCACTGGAGGAGCCCCTTCTCCAGCAGGCCGCCACGCGCCTGGCCTCGGGAGGACTGCTGGCGGAGCTCGTGGACAACGCGGCGGCGCGGCCGGTGCTCATCCCGCTTCAGGAAGACGGAAGCCGATGGCTGCGAGTCGAGCGCCACCATGTGGAGCCCGCCGCGGCCGGTGCCGGATGGTTGGCGGCCTTCCGGAGCTGGCTGAACGCGATGGAGCTCAGCGGTGGAGCGGCGCGTCTCCGTGCCCAGGTGAATGGCCGGCCCCTCATGGTTCTCCTCGCGGGGGAACCCTTCGGACAGTCCTTCCTCGAGGAAGGGATCCGCTCCGAGCTGGAGCGCTGCTTCGGCCCGAGCCAGCTCGAGATCCTCGAGGGTGGGGCGGAGGCCCTCGCGCGGGGGGCCCAGGAAGCGCTGCTGCGTCGTGGCCGCAGTGAGCCCACCTGGAGCGACACGCTTCCTCCCCTCCGGTTGGAGATCCGCACCGAGCGCGGGCCCCAGTGGCTCGAACTGCTGGATGGAGCCCGCGCGGTCCGGCCGGGCGAGCGCGTCCAGCGGTCCATTGCCCAGGTGCTCGTGCTTCCACGGAACGAGCGCCGCATCGCCTTCCCGCTCTCGCGGGAGCGAAGCGCGGACAAGGCTACCGCGGGATTCATCGCCACCCTCGAGCACGAGTGCTTCCCGTTGATGCAGGACGTGAAGGTCCGGCTGGAGGTGGACTTCCACTACGCGGAGGATTCCTTCCGCGTCCATGTCCTCCCGCTCCAGCCCGCACCCTTCACCGCGCTCGAGTTCCGCTGGGAGCCAGGCGCGCCCGATGCCCGGGGAGAAATCCATAACGAGCCGCCGGCGGCCCCGGAGGGATTTCGGTGGGATGAGCCCACTTCCGATCCGAAGCTGCTCATCCAGGGCGCGCGCGACCTGCGCAAACGGAGCAGCGAGGTCTTCCGGGGGAATGTGATTGTCGACGTGAAGAACCACGAAAAGAAGAAGACGTTCGTGGAGTCGGTGAGGAGTCTAGTTCGTGAGTGCTCGGCGGAGGCGCTGGGCATCAAGGAGCTGTGGCCCAGCGCGCGCATTCCGGGACCGCCTGCGCACGTCCGCTCCGCCCTGGATGAGTTGCTGCCCTTGCTCCTGGAGTTCGCGGGGCTGCCGGAGGAAACCTCGCGCGGCGTCCGGAAGAGCCCGCCATTGACGAAGCCCTCGCTCTGGACGAATCCGCTCGTCCAGGGGGAACTGGACAAGCTCCGCCTCTCGGCGCTCTCGGCGCTCTCGGCGCTTCGTGGGGATGCACCCACTTCATTGCTCCCCAGCCTTCTGGAGCGCGCACGCCAGGAGCCTGGCTCCCAGCTTCTCCTGGAGGCCATCGGCCGGCAGCTCACCTCGGGAGACAGGCTCGCCGTCTCCGAGGCGCTGCACTGGCTCGTGGAGCAGCTAGCGCCGCGTGAGGGGGCACGGCCCCAGGCGCTCAAGCTGCCGCTCTGGGCCCTCTCCACGGGCTTCTGGTCGATGCCTTCGGCGGTGCAGGAGTTGTCCGCGCAAGGTGTCTCGCGCCTGGCGGAGGACTGCGAGGAGCTGTTGAGCCGGATCGCCACGGAATGGCACGCCGAGCGCGTGGGTCCGGACCTCTGCGCGGAGGCGCTGGCCGTACTGCTGGGACTCTTGCGGTTGCGTCCTGGCGTGAAGGAGCCGCGGCTGGTCGCTGGGACCTTGGAGGCCACGCGCCTGGCGGTAATTGCCGAAAGGGCTGCCGCGGCGCTCGAGCACGCGGGGAAGCCGATGCGGCCACGGCTGAAGCTGGGAGAAGGCGAGACGCTCACCGAGGTGGTGTGCAGCGCGCTTCGTGGACAACGGCTTGCACTCGTCAGGGCCCTGGAGGATTGA
- a CDS encoding DEAD/DEAH box helicase, which produces MGIVFPEALWPGVSEPERQHRLAGIRAALTFECGGRPVLVVEAPLLSIEPASGAPRLDLILDDRRRLRARIEGVPGQQCLVVESIQDPKGTAELRTGRLISLQREPVFTFSESAAPRTDLTTLVPPTQELLRAWLQYEGLERERDQVLFDRRHAHPLEFNEMEASDSQGFDVAIVNATDVEQWLGDGMRLGGRLNIAVQVSAMAGNESPRPALLERFIERKEEGRLLARLSFESDADRPPGIGRILARENKGSAAARKRRAKVLARLQTGRFANPRLLEYLLDPSRVQRVTAKLETFLRQSGKKSLEPKQVEAIAKATRLPDVLLIQGPPGTGKTEVLVEIVHHLRARYGGRREEASGPFRILIAGAHNEAVKNAFSRLEGMVIRVLTAERQEQDSLKEKSALRGQEIARKARARIEGSDTFQRIRAQGDLREKLLMARRALLDAGMEEARPRFEELMDAALERHLTVSHQREIQTLSRRLDALRDSEGSTPMQVAGGAGVAAALQRLFEGPIPAPGEDPAPLLPLLSALDAARDAAVSGQERLPEELLVQADAWLALRPRIEQVVREGCGWSASLHLRVARLLQETAVPPESLPPAEGPPTVHAEALRSVERDCLAWCDEALRLVAAQLEQLTRTDEVVLDQWIRALSDEPGLFHELQSNHAPISAATCQIAADTTGEEDDFFDVVIVDEAARAGIDVLIPMALGRHVILVGDHRQLPPHVEEQLWRGLDGELQSSVDMKSSLFAWLHERLPGENFVALDKQFRMHEDIGRLVSMAFYEPEVELRHYWEGALAEQRKLTLGLFDNRPVMWVDTRDRPGKDEDCLEFNAYEEDVIFKLLEAIPRERLDALRAKHGAPPIAVLAFYTQQRQRFEDRLARLPSWLREAVDLITVHSAQGREFPLVIIATTRSTRQMKIGFLRDESSANVAISRAQSQVIIVGDSETLAAEQRGRVNAPWRKVFGLIADAGAKQSSRPIIPASEVLAWIR; this is translated from the coding sequence GTGGGCATCGTCTTCCCGGAGGCGCTGTGGCCAGGCGTGTCGGAACCGGAGCGCCAGCATCGTCTGGCGGGCATCCGGGCTGCGCTGACCTTCGAGTGTGGTGGCAGGCCCGTCCTGGTGGTGGAGGCCCCCCTGCTGTCCATCGAGCCTGCGTCAGGTGCGCCGCGGCTGGATCTCATCCTCGATGACCGGCGCCGCCTGCGTGCGCGCATCGAAGGGGTCCCCGGGCAGCAGTGCCTTGTCGTGGAGAGCATCCAGGACCCCAAGGGGACCGCCGAGCTAAGGACCGGGCGGTTGATATCGCTACAGCGTGAGCCGGTGTTCACCTTCTCCGAGTCAGCTGCTCCGCGCACGGACCTGACCACGCTCGTGCCCCCGACGCAGGAGCTCCTGCGGGCATGGCTGCAGTACGAAGGCCTCGAGCGCGAGCGCGACCAGGTGCTTTTCGATCGCCGCCATGCGCACCCGCTCGAGTTCAACGAGATGGAGGCCTCGGACTCGCAGGGTTTCGATGTGGCGATCGTCAACGCAACGGATGTCGAGCAGTGGCTCGGCGACGGCATGCGCCTTGGCGGCAGGCTCAACATCGCCGTCCAGGTCTCGGCCATGGCGGGGAATGAATCGCCGAGGCCAGCGCTTCTCGAGCGCTTCATCGAACGCAAGGAGGAGGGGCGCCTCCTCGCGCGTCTGAGCTTCGAGTCGGATGCGGATCGTCCACCGGGTATCGGCCGTATCCTGGCCCGCGAGAACAAGGGATCCGCGGCTGCCCGCAAGCGCCGTGCGAAGGTCCTTGCCCGCCTCCAGACGGGAAGGTTCGCCAATCCCCGGCTCCTGGAGTACCTGCTGGACCCATCCAGGGTCCAGCGCGTCACCGCGAAGCTGGAGACCTTCCTCCGTCAGAGCGGCAAGAAGTCGCTGGAGCCGAAGCAGGTCGAGGCGATCGCGAAGGCCACCCGGCTGCCCGATGTGTTGTTGATCCAGGGGCCACCGGGCACCGGCAAGACAGAGGTGCTGGTGGAGATCGTCCATCACCTTCGGGCCCGCTACGGAGGGCGGCGGGAAGAGGCCTCGGGGCCCTTCCGGATCCTGATCGCCGGGGCGCACAACGAGGCCGTGAAGAACGCGTTCAGCCGCCTGGAGGGCATGGTGATCCGGGTGCTGACGGCGGAGCGGCAGGAGCAGGACTCGTTGAAGGAGAAGAGCGCGCTGAGGGGCCAGGAGATCGCGCGGAAGGCCCGGGCGCGAATCGAGGGCAGTGACACCTTCCAGCGCATTCGCGCACAGGGAGATCTGCGGGAAAAGCTCCTCATGGCTCGGCGAGCGCTCTTGGATGCTGGGATGGAGGAGGCAAGGCCCCGATTCGAGGAGTTGATGGATGCCGCACTCGAGCGTCATCTGACGGTGTCCCATCAACGGGAGATCCAGACGTTGTCGCGGCGTCTGGACGCGCTCCGAGACTCGGAGGGCTCCACGCCGATGCAGGTGGCAGGTGGCGCCGGGGTCGCTGCCGCGCTCCAGCGGTTGTTCGAGGGGCCGATTCCAGCGCCGGGCGAGGACCCGGCGCCCCTGCTCCCGCTGCTGTCGGCGCTTGATGCGGCACGGGACGCCGCAGTGAGCGGGCAGGAGCGCCTGCCCGAGGAGCTCCTGGTTCAGGCCGATGCCTGGCTCGCGCTGCGGCCCCGCATCGAGCAGGTGGTGAGGGAGGGCTGTGGTTGGAGCGCGTCGCTGCACCTGCGCGTGGCCAGACTGCTCCAGGAGACGGCCGTGCCTCCCGAGTCGCTCCCGCCGGCGGAGGGTCCACCCACGGTGCACGCGGAGGCGTTGCGCTCCGTCGAGCGCGATTGTCTCGCCTGGTGTGATGAGGCGCTCCGGCTGGTGGCCGCGCAACTCGAGCAATTGACCCGGACCGACGAGGTCGTGCTCGACCAGTGGATTCGCGCCCTGAGCGATGAGCCGGGTCTGTTCCACGAGCTCCAGTCCAACCACGCGCCGATCTCCGCCGCGACCTGCCAGATCGCCGCGGATACGACGGGCGAGGAGGATGACTTCTTCGATGTCGTCATCGTGGATGAGGCCGCGCGCGCCGGAATCGACGTGCTGATTCCCATGGCGTTGGGCCGTCATGTCATCCTCGTGGGAGATCACCGGCAGCTTCCTCCGCACGTCGAGGAGCAGCTCTGGCGGGGACTCGATGGCGAGCTCCAATCGAGTGTCGACATGAAGTCGTCCCTATTTGCCTGGCTGCATGAGCGGCTTCCCGGGGAGAATTTCGTCGCGCTCGACAAGCAGTTCCGTATGCACGAGGACATCGGGCGTCTGGTGTCGATGGCCTTCTATGAGCCCGAGGTCGAGCTCCGGCATTACTGGGAGGGAGCGTTGGCCGAGCAGCGCAAGCTGACGCTCGGGCTCTTCGACAACCGGCCTGTCATGTGGGTGGACACGAGGGACCGGCCTGGCAAGGACGAGGACTGCCTTGAATTCAACGCGTACGAAGAGGACGTCATCTTCAAGCTCCTGGAGGCCATTCCCCGGGAGCGGCTCGACGCCCTGCGTGCGAAACACGGGGCGCCACCCATCGCTGTGCTTGCGTTCTACACGCAGCAGCGACAGCGCTTCGAGGATCGCCTCGCGAGGCTGCCTTCGTGGCTGAGAGAGGCCGTCGACCTCATCACTGTCCACAGTGCCCAGGGGCGTGAGTTCCCCCTGGTCATCATCGCGACCACGCGGAGCACGCGGCAGATGAAGATCGGGTTCCTCCGGGACGAGAGCTCGGCGAACGTGGCGATCTCACGCGCTCAATCCCAGGTCATCATCGTCGGAGACTCGGAGACTCTCGCGGCGGAGCAGCGTGGGCGCGTGAACGCGCCATGGCGCAAGGTCTTTGGCCTGATCGCGGACGCGGGCGCCAAGCAGTCCTCCAGGCCCATCATCCCTGCTTCGGAGGTGCTCGCATGGATCCGCTGA
- a CDS encoding IS256 family transposase — translation MDDTEFSAPSHEEVRTDVRGLFLGAIRMTLEMLLEEEIRGLVGAGRWQQVAGRKDQRNGSYLRGLLTSMGHLEVAVPRTRAGGSAQAVLGRYRRRSEELDEAITSAYVQGVSTRKMGKVTRALMGEEVSRSTVSRVTKSLEEKVEGLRTQPLTQAFPYLYLDATFLDARWARTVQNVSALVAYGVGEDGHRHLLAVTLGGSESQDSWLELLRQLLERGLTGVRLVIADGHAGLAAAARQALPEARLQRCTVHLTRNVLAKAPWRLRSRLGKQTSAIFEAASLQDARKRLEALQDGLGRQVPEAMECLSEGFAAATCFFSFPKAHWKRLRSTNGLERLHGEVKRRIRSVGAFPDRASALRLITAVALEVTGVWDDRRYLDMSLLTSTPDTAAA, via the coding sequence GTGGACGATACCGAGTTTTCCGCGCCCTCGCACGAGGAGGTGCGCACCGACGTGCGAGGCCTGTTCCTGGGAGCCATCCGCATGACGCTGGAGATGCTGCTGGAGGAGGAGATTCGGGGCCTGGTGGGCGCCGGGCGCTGGCAGCAGGTGGCGGGGCGTAAGGACCAACGCAACGGCAGCTACCTGCGCGGCCTGCTGACGTCCATGGGCCACCTGGAGGTGGCGGTGCCCCGGACCCGGGCTGGCGGCTCGGCGCAGGCCGTGCTGGGCCGCTACAGGCGTCGGAGCGAGGAACTCGACGAGGCGATTACCAGCGCGTACGTGCAGGGCGTCTCCACGAGGAAGATGGGCAAGGTGACGCGGGCGCTCATGGGCGAGGAGGTTTCGCGCTCGACGGTGAGTCGGGTGACGAAGTCCCTGGAAGAGAAGGTGGAGGGCCTTCGCACCCAGCCCCTCACCCAGGCCTTCCCCTACCTCTACCTGGATGCCACCTTCCTGGACGCCAGGTGGGCGCGCACGGTGCAGAACGTCTCGGCCCTGGTGGCCTACGGCGTGGGAGAGGATGGGCACCGGCATCTGCTGGCCGTGACGCTGGGTGGCAGCGAGTCGCAAGACTCCTGGCTGGAGCTGCTGCGCCAACTGCTCGAGCGAGGACTGACGGGCGTGCGGCTCGTCATCGCCGACGGGCATGCGGGCCTGGCCGCCGCGGCCCGGCAGGCGCTGCCGGAGGCCCGACTCCAGCGCTGCACGGTGCATCTGACTCGAAACGTCCTCGCCAAAGCCCCCTGGCGGCTGCGCAGTCGGCTCGGCAAGCAGACCTCGGCCATTTTCGAGGCAGCCTCTCTCCAAGACGCCAGGAAGCGGCTGGAGGCCCTCCAAGACGGACTGGGGCGACAGGTGCCCGAGGCCATGGAGTGCCTGAGCGAAGGCTTCGCCGCCGCCACCTGCTTCTTCTCCTTCCCCAAGGCCCACTGGAAGCGGCTTCGCAGCACCAACGGCCTGGAGCGTCTGCACGGCGAGGTGAAGCGCCGCATCCGCTCCGTGGGCGCCTTCCCGGACAGGGCCAGCGCCCTGCGCCTCATCACCGCCGTTGCCCTCGAAGTCACCGGCGTCTGGGACGACCGCCGCTACCTCGACATGTCCCTGCTCACCTCAACCCCAGACACTGCCGCTGCTTGA